Genomic window (Synechococcus sp. LA31):
GCAGCCGGCTCGATCAATGGCCTGCAACACCGCCTCCAGTTCCCGTTCGCTGAAGATCAGATCCACACGCTTCATGGCTGCAACCGATTCACCAGGGCCATGTACAGGGGAATCCCTACGGAAATGTTGAAAGGGAAGGTCACCCCCAGGGCCGTCGAGATGTAGAAGCTTGGATTGGCTTCGGGCACCGTCATCCGCATGGCTGCTGGAACAGCGATGTAAGACGCGCTAGCGCAAAGCACCACGAACAAAAGCCCATTGCCTTGGCCCAGCTGCAGACCCCTGGCGATGAAAGCTCCAAGCAGCGCGTTAACGAGCGGCATCAACAACGCGAAGCCAATCAGAAAGGCCCCTGCTTGTTTGAGATCCCGCAACCGCTGAGCCGCCACGATGCCCATGTCGAGCAGGAAGAAGCTCAGGGCGCCATAAAACAGCTTGTCGGTGAAGGGGAGCATTTTTTCGGCGCCCTGGGGACTGTTGGCTGCGGTGAGCACACCCACCAGCAAGCTGCCCACCAGCAGATACACCGATCCGTTGAGGAAGGATTCTTTGAGCACTGCGCCCCAGCGCATGGTCTCCGCGTCTGTCTTGCTGGTCGGCGTTGCCAGCTTCACCAGCAGCAATCCCACGATGATGGCTGGCGATTCCATCAGGGCCAGTGCCGCCACCATGAAGCCGTCGTGGTCGAGGCCGAGAGTGTCGAGGAAGCTTTCGGCGGTGATGAAAGTCACCGCACTGATCGAGCCGTAGGTGGCGGCGATGGCGGCGGCATTGAAGCCATCCACCTTCAGCCGCAGCAGCGCAAAGCCGTAGAGCGGCACCAGCATCGACATGGCCATGGCTGCCCCGATGGTGAGCAGCACCGTTTCGCTGAGGCCTGACTGCTGGAGCTCAAGGCCGCCCTTGAAGCCAATCGCCAGAAGTAGATACAGCGAGAACAGCTTTGGCAGCGGTGCTGGGATCTCCAGGTCGGAACCCAGGACGACCGCGAAGACCCCCAGGAAGAAAAACAGAACCGGCGGTGTGAGCAGGTTTTGCAGGATCAGGCTGGTGTCCAAGGCCGTGTTCGCTGCATCGGAAGCACGCTAGAGCGAGCGCGCCGTCCTGTTCGCGCACGCACACAGGTCGGGCGGCGGCTGTTGATTCAATCAGCAACCCTCCTTACGGTTGATCAGAGGCAGGAACCCCTGGAGTTTGTTTCGGGGGGTGGAATGTTCAACCCGTCCCTGCCTCCCCAATTCACTTGATCCCCATGGGTTCACAATGGGCCACCTGCTGTGGCTCAGGCCTTGATGCGCTCCTCTTCGATCCGGCCGCGGCTGGTGATCGCCAGCGGCAATGCCAGCAAGGTTGCTGAGATCAGCGCCATGCTCGACGCGGTAGGCCTGGATGTGCTTCAGCAGCCCGATGGCCTTGAGATTGAGGAAACCGGCAGCACGTATCTGGAAAACGCCCGCTTGAAGGCCTGCTCAGTGGCCCGCCTCACCGGCGCCTGGGCCTTGGCCGATGATTCGGGCCTGGAGGTTGATGCATTGGGTGGCGCTCCAGGGCTCTACTCAGCCCGCTACGCCCCCACGGATCACGAGCGCGTCCATCGCCTCTTGAAGGAGCTGGGAGAGACCCCCTATCGCAGCGCCAGCTTCAATAGCGCCATGGCCTTGGCTGATCCCAATGGTGATGCCGTGCTGGAGGCCCAGGGCATCTGTCGCGGAGAAATCCTCACGGCACCAGATGGTCACGGAGCTGGCTACGACCCGATTTTCTGGGTGCGTGAAGCGGGAATGACCTATGCCCGCATGGGGCAGCACCTCAAGAACAAGCTGGGTTCCCGTGGCAAAGCAGCCCGCACCCTGGCCCCTGATCTCAAGCGCTTGCTGGGGATCGGCTGATCTAGCGGGAGCGGCGGTTGATCTGCTCCACCGAGCGCATGGCCGCCGCGGCTGCTTCGTTCACATCCCCTTCCCACCCCGCCAGGGTGAGGCGCCCAAAAGCCCCCACCGCTTTCACATCCACAACGGTGATGTTGCTCGCTTTCTCCGCTTCGTTGGCCGCCAGCAGCACGTAGCCCGCGGGCTCGGTTTCCAGGATGTACATGCTCATCCCAGCTTGAATCATCGAACCGCGGCGGTTCTGACGGTTGATCAGCACAGCGTGGTCGGGTGTGATGGCTCGAATCACTTCGGTCCAGGTCACGCTGCAACGGGTGCGCTGCTCCACGCTGCTGCCGATGGCTTCCAGCACCACATCACCGGAATGGAGCACGTTGCTCTGATCACGGTGGTAGAGCGCCAGCGAGCCAAACGCCCGCTCCACCACCATTTGGCCAAGCCGCACAGTGCTCGCCTTCAGGGCGATATCTGTGACCCTGTGGACGGCCATGCCTGGGGATACCTCGAGCCACAGGCAGGCATCGCCTGGGATCGGCAAAAAGCCCTGGCTCACGGTTCCCATGTAGGCCGCCAGCTGCGGCTGCAGGGAATCAAGAAAAACGTAGGTGCGCAGCTCAATCGATTCCACCGCGCTGGCCTGGCTCACCAGCCGGGCCTCGCTATCGGTGGTGATCACGCAGCTGGCAGCCGAGGGGTGCAGTTCATCCAGCGGCGTGCCGCTGCCCCTGAAACCCACGTTGGTGCCGGTGATCTGCACAGCAGAGGAGCTTCGCCTTGGGATCCGCTGCGGCAAGGCGAGGCGTGCTCTCTAATGCGGCGCGATCTTACCGCCCTGATCCCAGTGCACAGTTGCTGACGCCGCGAATCCCTCGCGATCGAGGGCCTGGCCTTCCCTCGAAACCGAAGGATGAGTTGCGCCGCAATGGTCTTGCGCCTCCGGCCGCAGCCGGTACCGTCCGCGCATACACCGCAGGAGTGCCCGTGGCCGCTAAGCGTTCTGCATCCCCCGCCGCCAGCCAGGAGGCTGCTGACCTCAACGCTGAACAGGCTCTGGCCCTGGTGGGGATGGGCTTGATGCAGAAGATGGCCGCAAGCGGTGAGTTGCCGTGGGTGTGGCAAGAATCTGAAGATGGTGGCGCTTGTGACGTTGGAGCCCTGCGCCAACGCCTAGAGCTCACGCAGTTAGCCCTGCAGACCGGCGCACCCTTAAGCACTGCCGAGGTCACGTATCTGATGGGAGCCCGTCCTGGCGGTGCCGACGTGGAGCGCGGTGGCCTAAGGGCACGGCGCGTGAGCCGCAACGTGTGGAAGCTCAGCGAGGCCCGCGGCGCTGAGCGTCGCGGTGAGGTAACACCGTTTGGCAACTTCAACGATGGCCGTCGCCGCTTCGCCTGACGGCTTTACGGCAGTTCTCC
Coding sequences:
- a CDS encoding sodium-dependent bicarbonate transport family permease, which produces MDTSLILQNLLTPPVLFFFLGVFAVVLGSDLEIPAPLPKLFSLYLLLAIGFKGGLELQQSGLSETVLLTIGAAMAMSMLVPLYGFALLRLKVDGFNAAAIAATYGSISAVTFITAESFLDTLGLDHDGFMVAALALMESPAIIVGLLLVKLATPTSKTDAETMRWGAVLKESFLNGSVYLLVGSLLVGVLTAANSPQGAEKMLPFTDKLFYGALSFFLLDMGIVAAQRLRDLKQAGAFLIGFALLMPLVNALLGAFIARGLQLGQGNGLLFVVLCASASYIAVPAAMRMTVPEANPSFYISTALGVTFPFNISVGIPLYMALVNRLQP
- the rdgB gene encoding RdgB/HAM1 family non-canonical purine NTP pyrophosphatase, with amino-acid sequence MRSSSIRPRLVIASGNASKVAEISAMLDAVGLDVLQQPDGLEIEETGSTYLENARLKACSVARLTGAWALADDSGLEVDALGGAPGLYSARYAPTDHERVHRLLKELGETPYRSASFNSAMALADPNGDAVLEAQGICRGEILTAPDGHGAGYDPIFWVREAGMTYARMGQHLKNKLGSRGKAARTLAPDLKRLLGIG
- a CDS encoding BMC domain-containing protein; translation: MGFRGSGTPLDELHPSAASCVITTDSEARLVSQASAVESIELRTYVFLDSLQPQLAAYMGTVSQGFLPIPGDACLWLEVSPGMAVHRVTDIALKASTVRLGQMVVERAFGSLALYHRDQSNVLHSGDVVLEAIGSSVEQRTRCSVTWTEVIRAITPDHAVLINRQNRRGSMIQAGMSMYILETEPAGYVLLAANEAEKASNITVVDVKAVGAFGRLTLAGWEGDVNEAAAAAMRSVEQINRRSR